The Miscanthus floridulus cultivar M001 chromosome 7, ASM1932011v1, whole genome shotgun sequence genome includes a region encoding these proteins:
- the LOC136464467 gene encoding ATP synthase delta chain, chloroplastic-like translates to MAALRLASFTLRPAAAAASASSGATPAVPRSASFARPARGLPSLRLAPPRRRGDLTRPRAAEAAAESYASALSEVAVENGTLEQTVSDLEKLEKIFADETVAEFFDNPTVPREEKTQLIDEIAKSYELQQHVVNFLNVVVDNFRATIVPQIVAEFENVYNSLTGTEVATVTSVVQLESQDLAQIAQHVQKMTGAKNVRLKTQLDPELIAGFTVQYGRDGSSLIDMSVRKQIEEIASEFELPDVPLEV, encoded by the coding sequence ATGGCCGCGCTCCGCCTCGCCTCCTTCACCCTCCGCCCCGCCGCTGCCGCGGCCTCCGCCTCCTCCGGCGCGACCCCCGCGGTGCCCCGGTCCGCCTCCTTCGCCCGCCCGGCGCGGGGGCTCCCCTCCCTCCGCCTggccccgccccgccgccgcgggGACCTCACCAGGCCCCGTGCGGCCGAGGCCGCGGCAGAGAGCTACGCGTCCGCGCTGTCGGAGGTGGCCGTCGAGAACGGCACCCTCGAGCAGACGGTCTCCGACCTGgagaagctggagaagatcttcgCCGACGAGACCGTCGCCGAGTTCTTCGACAACCCCACCGTCCCGCGCGAGGAGAAGACCCAGCTCATCGACGAGATCGCCAAGTCATACGAGCTGCAGCAGCACGTCGTCAACTTCCTCAACGTCGTCGTCGACAACTTCCGCGCGACGATCGTGCCGCAGATCGTCGCCGAGTTCGAGAACGTCTACAACTCGCTCACGGGCACCGAGGTCGCCACCGTCACCTCCGTCGTGCAGCTCGAGTCGCAGGACCTCGCGCAGATCGCGCAGCACGTCCAGAAGATGACCGGCGCCAAGAACGTCCGCCTCAAGACACAGCTCGACCCGGAGCTCATCGCCGGCTTCACCGTGCAGTACGGCCGCGACGGCTCCAGCTTAATCGACATGAGCGTCCGGAAGCAGATCGAGGAGATCGCGTCCGAGTTCGAGTTGCCCGACGTCCCGCTCGAAGTCTGA